The Bernardetia litoralis DSM 6794 genome includes a window with the following:
- a CDS encoding YbjN domain-containing protein: MKDHFQIVKDYLLELGYDITAEDAEEQLFIINDEEEGIRNLVVDCEDPILIVEQYILELKHVDEKTLTRLLQKNREIVHGAFSLDETGKKLLFRDTLQLENLDLNELEGSINSLKLLMAEYSEYLLEFAKADANSAKEEFQVSN, from the coding sequence ATGAAAGATCATTTTCAGATTGTAAAAGATTACTTGTTAGAACTCGGTTATGATATTACAGCAGAAGATGCTGAAGAACAACTTTTTATCATTAATGATGAAGAAGAAGGTATTCGTAATTTAGTAGTAGATTGTGAAGACCCTATTTTAATTGTTGAGCAATATATTCTTGAACTCAAGCATGTAGATGAGAAAACACTCACTCGTTTGCTTCAAAAAAATAGAGAAATTGTACACGGAGCTTTCTCTCTGGATGAAACAGGAAAAAAATTACTCTTTAGAGATACACTTCAACTAGAAAATTTAGATCTAAACGAGCTTGAAGGTTCTATTAATTCACTCAAATTATTGATGGCAGAATATTCAGAATATCTTTTGGAGTTCGCAAAAGCAGATGCAAATTCAGCAAAGGAAGAGTTTCAAGTTAGTAATTGA
- a CDS encoding YiaA/YiaB family inner membrane protein: MDNTELHQKNTSAWRIQTWISFLFAFVGTSAGIVYLPADWWMKGFLLMGMFFTVGSAFTLSKTIRDDHESTKIINRVKNAKTERVLKDYEN; the protein is encoded by the coding sequence ATGGACAATACAGAATTACACCAAAAAAATACCTCTGCTTGGAGAATTCAAACTTGGATTTCATTTTTATTTGCCTTCGTTGGCACAAGCGCAGGAATTGTATATTTACCAGCCGATTGGTGGATGAAAGGTTTTTTATTAATGGGAATGTTCTTTACAGTTGGTTCTGCTTTCACACTTTCAAAAACAATTAGAGATGACCACGAAAGTACAAAAATAATTAACCGAGTAAAAAATGCCAAAACCGAACGAGTTTTGAAAGACTATGAGAATTGA
- a CDS encoding acyl-CoA dehydrogenase family protein has translation MSNVAEQETLKKALKGGEFLIKETSVEDIFIPEEFSEEQQMMAKATDDFVDMEITPIAQKIDKMTDPELMPSLLDKAGELGLLGIGVPEDLGGLGMSFNTTMLIADVVGSAGSFSTAYGAHTGIGTLPILYYGNEEQKKKYIPKLASGEWKASYCLTEPDAGSDANSGKTKAVLSEDGKTYAITGQKMWITNAGFADVMIVFARIEDDKNLSAFIVESGFGGITMNEEEQKLGIKGSSTRQVFFNDTVVPVENMLSERGNGFKIAVNILNIGRIKLGAGVLNGCRSVIRHSVRYSNERKQFNTPISSFGAVKYKLAEMTARNYATESLCYAAGNNVDERIEYLENSGMDTANAKLKGVEEFAIECAIAKVHGSETLDYVVDEGVQVYGGMGFSEDAPMSRAYRDARIARIYEGTNEINRMLLVGMILKRAMKGDLDILPHAMTVGKELLKMPAPANIDRTQPFAAEKELIARMKKAVLMVAGKAAQTFGPKLNDEQILLMAVADMIIEVYAAEASIVRAEKLVRNHGESVDGVKAKLATLYLQLAVNKLEEKGREAISCFAKGDEMRVLLMGLKRFTKHEPINQRDLRHEIADMMIEKNDYAYKLWS, from the coding sequence ATGTCAAACGTAGCAGAACAAGAAACATTGAAAAAAGCTTTAAAAGGTGGCGAATTTTTAATTAAAGAAACATCAGTAGAAGATATTTTTATTCCAGAAGAATTTTCAGAAGAGCAGCAAATGATGGCGAAAGCTACTGATGATTTTGTGGATATGGAAATTACTCCTATTGCACAGAAAATTGATAAAATGACTGACCCTGAACTTATGCCTTCTCTTTTAGATAAAGCTGGCGAGTTAGGTCTTTTAGGAATTGGTGTTCCTGAAGATTTGGGTGGTCTTGGAATGAGCTTTAACACAACAATGCTTATTGCTGATGTTGTAGGTTCAGCAGGTTCATTCTCAACAGCTTATGGAGCGCATACAGGAATTGGAACGCTTCCAATTTTGTATTATGGCAACGAAGAACAAAAGAAAAAATATATTCCTAAACTTGCTAGTGGTGAGTGGAAAGCATCTTATTGTTTGACTGAGCCTGATGCTGGTTCGGATGCAAACTCTGGAAAAACAAAAGCAGTTTTGTCAGAAGATGGAAAAACGTATGCTATCACAGGACAAAAAATGTGGATTACAAACGCAGGTTTTGCTGATGTAATGATTGTTTTTGCTCGTATTGAAGATGACAAAAACCTTTCTGCATTTATTGTTGAGAGTGGTTTTGGTGGAATCACAATGAACGAAGAAGAACAAAAATTAGGTATCAAAGGGTCTTCTACTCGTCAAGTATTTTTTAATGATACAGTTGTTCCTGTTGAAAATATGCTTTCTGAGCGTGGCAACGGTTTCAAAATTGCTGTAAATATCTTGAATATTGGACGTATCAAATTAGGTGCTGGTGTACTTAATGGTTGTCGTTCAGTAATTCGTCATTCAGTTCGTTATTCAAATGAGCGTAAGCAATTTAATACTCCTATTTCTTCTTTTGGTGCAGTTAAGTACAAGTTAGCAGAAATGACAGCTCGCAATTATGCAACTGAATCATTATGTTATGCAGCAGGTAATAATGTTGATGAGCGTATTGAATATTTAGAAAATTCAGGAATGGATACAGCCAACGCTAAACTTAAAGGTGTTGAAGAATTTGCTATTGAATGTGCGATTGCTAAAGTTCACGGTTCTGAAACATTAGATTATGTAGTAGATGAAGGTGTTCAAGTTTATGGTGGAATGGGATTCTCAGAAGATGCGCCTATGTCTCGTGCTTACCGTGATGCACGTATTGCACGTATTTATGAAGGTACAAACGAAATCAATCGTATGCTTTTGGTAGGAATGATTTTGAAACGTGCTATGAAAGGAGATTTGGATATTCTTCCTCATGCAATGACAGTAGGAAAAGAGCTTCTTAAAATGCCTGCACCTGCAAACATTGACCGTACTCAGCCTTTTGCAGCAGAAAAAGAGCTTATTGCTCGCATGAAAAAAGCTGTTTTGATGGTAGCTGGAAAAGCTGCTCAAACATTTGGCCCAAAACTTAATGATGAGCAAATTTTGCTTATGGCTGTTGCTGATATGATTATTGAGGTTTATGCAGCAGAGGCTTCTATTGTACGTGCTGAGAAATTAGTTCGTAATCATGGTGAAAGTGTTGATGGAGTAAAAGCAAAATTAGCTACTCTTTATCTTCAATTAGCTGTAAATAAATTAGAAGAAAAAGGACGTGAAGCAATTTCTTGTTTTGCAAAAGGCGACGAAATGCGTGTTCTTTTGATGGGCTTAAAACGTTTTACTAAGCACGAACCAATCAATCAGCGTGATTTGCGTCATGAGATTGCTGATATGATGATTGAAAAAAATGACTATGCTTACAAACTTTGGTCATAA
- a CDS encoding Na/Pi symporter, giving the protein MWLGKADNIAIGIVAGAIITALVQSSSVTVGLAIILSSQGLLGLTGAIAIVVGSNLGTTSTSLLASISLSVNAKHAAIANLIFNTLGLLIFIPIIPSFVSLIEKLETNYRISSSYSPSNI; this is encoded by the coding sequence GTGTGGCTTGGAAAAGCTGATAATATTGCCATAGGTATTGTTGCAGGAGCGATTATTACAGCTTTAGTACAATCAAGTTCTGTAACTGTTGGACTTGCTATCATTTTATCTTCACAAGGATTACTTGGGCTTACAGGAGCAATAGCTATCGTTGTAGGGTCAAATTTGGGTACGACAAGTACCTCTCTTTTGGCTTCAATATCTCTTTCTGTGAATGCCAAACATGCTGCCATTGCTAATCTTATTTTTAATACACTAGGATTGTTGATATTCATTCCTATAATACCATCTTTTGTTTCTTTAATTGAAAAACTTGAAACTAATTATAGGATATCAAGTAGCTACAGCCCATCTAATATTTAA
- a CDS encoding Na/Pi symporter, with the protein MGIFNTLITVVAAITLFLFSLRGFSKELQELGADNLNIWLAKITKNRLSGFLLGAVITAIIQSSSAVSSIIVALVDSSVISFYNSLSILIGANLGTTFTAWLIAFKLDNLGSILLILGSVISIIPLKVRLVGKSIFYLGLILFSLQQISTTLKPLSNK; encoded by the coding sequence ATGGGTATATTTAATACTCTTATTACAGTAGTAGCTGCTATTACACTTTTTCTTTTTAGTTTACGTGGTTTTTCGAAAGAATTACAAGAGCTGGGAGCTGATAATCTCAATATTTGGCTGGCAAAAATCACTAAAAATCGTTTAAGTGGTTTCTTGTTGGGCGCTGTGATTACAGCAATTATTCAGTCAAGTAGTGCTGTAAGCTCCATTATTGTTGCACTTGTAGATTCAAGTGTGATTAGTTTTTATAATAGTCTTTCCATTTTGATAGGTGCAAATCTAGGCACAACTTTTACGGCTTGGCTTATTGCTTTCAAACTAGATAATTTAGGGAGTATTCTACTTATTTTAGGAAGTGTGATTAGTATTATCCCACTTAAAGTTAGGTTGGTCGGAAAATCAATTTTTTATTTGGGTTTGATACTTTTTAGTTTGCAACAAATAAGCACAACACTCAAACCTTTGAGTAATAAATAA
- a CDS encoding Uma2 family endonuclease has product MQTLEKKLATTISALKEEKQKYLLELVDKMILEELEEQKKFTDSLEKPLYEEKSSYNADDILAIVNQFPKDKLWTFADLDNELIFPNDLMVKIEILDYKIYVMSNPTPIHQEILTNISAHLSIFVRQNKLGKTYVAPVSVHINDKNSVEPDIIFVIKKDVEKVTDKGIDFAPSLVIEVISPANYKKLREKKKQQYADFGVLEYWEVYPNKKQIKIDTLSEDEEGKAVYTLFSSATKKGIVKSNVLEGFELDLENVF; this is encoded by the coding sequence ATGCAAACACTAGAAAAAAAATTAGCGACTACCATCTCTGCTTTAAAAGAAGAGAAACAAAAATACCTTTTAGAATTGGTTGATAAAATGATTTTGGAAGAATTAGAAGAGCAGAAAAAATTTACGGATTCATTAGAAAAGCCTTTGTATGAAGAAAAATCATCATACAATGCAGATGATATTTTGGCTATTGTAAATCAGTTTCCAAAGGATAAATTATGGACGTTTGCCGATTTGGATAATGAACTTATTTTTCCGAATGACTTAATGGTAAAAATCGAAATTCTTGATTATAAAATTTATGTTATGTCTAATCCTACACCAATTCATCAAGAAATACTCACAAATATTTCTGCTCATTTAAGTATTTTTGTTCGCCAAAATAAATTAGGCAAAACATATGTTGCGCCTGTAAGTGTTCATATTAATGATAAAAATAGTGTCGAACCAGATATTATTTTTGTAATAAAAAAAGACGTAGAAAAAGTAACTGATAAGGGAATTGACTTTGCGCCTTCTTTAGTAATTGAGGTTATTTCTCCTGCCAATTATAAGAAGTTGAGAGAAAAGAAAAAACAACAATATGCTGATTTTGGAGTGTTGGAATATTGGGAAGTTTATCCAAATAAAAAGCAAATAAAGATAGATACACTTTCAGAAGATGAAGAAGGAAAAGCTGTTTATACACTTTTTTCGTCTGCTACAAAGAAAGGAATTGTAAAATCAAATGTTTTGGAAGGTTTTGAATTGGATTTGGAAAATGTATTTTGA
- the mutS gene encoding DNA mismatch repair protein MutS, giving the protein MSKKATSKTSTTDTKKTKQTPLMKQYNQIKAKHPDAILLFRVGDFYETFGEDAVRAAKILDITLTQRANGAASKIALAGFPHHSLDNYLPKLVRAGLRVAICDQLEDPKAAKGIVKRGVTELVTPGLVLGDNVLENKKNNYLASVYFYKNKKYEAVGAAFLDLSTGEFLAAEGEYSYIEQLLERFAPSEIIYSKSNKKEFETQVVRQGSNFSQFAIEEWIYTTNFAYEKLTKHFGTASLKGFGIESLHAATIAAGAVLYYLETTEHHEKNHIISLSRVEQDKYVWLDSFTTRNLELLVPMHANGCSLIEILDKTVTPMGARLLRKWVAFPLKDAKPIQNRLRNVATLVKKDALQGELRSYLKEVGDLERLISKVAVARINPKELVKLRDSLEAIPPIKDILFKSKMNELEAIGEKIVLNNEILQKLQNELEDNPPLNVQQGTTIKRGVNKELDELRDISSSAKDFLEKVRQREIIATGITSLKISFNRVFGYYIEVSNAHKTKVPAEWIRKQTLVNAERYITPELKEWEEKIVTAEDKISSIEYALYHNLVSEVAKYVRVIQQNAKYLSMLDALCGLAEVAMQNNYSEPEITDNNILEIREGKHPVIEKLLPIGEQYVPNDVIMNPESEQIFIITGPNMAGKSALLRQTALIVLMAQIGSFVSAKSAKIGVVDKVFTRVGASDNIAKGESTFMVEMSETASILNNLSDRSLVLMDEIGRGTSTYDGISIAWAIVEYLHSLPNAKPKTLFATHYHELNELKNDFDRIKNYNVSVKEVGGKIIFLRKLKEGGSEHSFGINVASLAGMPKEVVLRASEMMHHFETNKFAEKDKKTLQSAPKNTFYENQGSLFGSQTDPALEKIKDELLALDINRLSPVEALLKLNELKIRVGK; this is encoded by the coding sequence ATGAGCAAAAAAGCAACTTCTAAAACTAGCACTACCGACACAAAAAAGACAAAACAAACGCCTTTGATGAAACAATACAATCAAATTAAGGCAAAACATCCTGACGCTATTTTGCTTTTTCGTGTAGGCGATTTTTATGAGACTTTTGGAGAAGATGCTGTTCGTGCTGCAAAAATATTAGACATTACGCTTACACAACGTGCCAATGGTGCAGCTTCCAAAATTGCGCTGGCTGGTTTTCCTCATCATTCTTTGGATAATTATTTGCCAAAATTGGTTCGTGCAGGGCTTCGTGTAGCTATTTGCGACCAATTGGAAGACCCAAAAGCTGCAAAAGGAATTGTAAAACGTGGCGTTACCGAACTCGTTACTCCAGGGTTAGTTTTGGGAGATAATGTTTTGGAGAATAAAAAAAATAATTATTTAGCTTCTGTTTATTTCTATAAAAATAAAAAGTATGAAGCTGTTGGTGCTGCCTTTTTGGATTTATCGACAGGAGAATTTTTGGCAGCCGAAGGAGAATATTCTTACATAGAACAACTTTTAGAGCGTTTTGCACCTTCGGAAATTATTTATAGCAAGTCCAATAAAAAAGAATTTGAAACGCAAGTAGTTCGTCAAGGTAGCAATTTTTCTCAATTTGCTATCGAAGAATGGATTTATACAACCAATTTTGCCTACGAAAAACTGACAAAACATTTCGGAACAGCTTCTTTAAAAGGTTTCGGAATTGAGTCTTTACATGCTGCTACCATTGCAGCAGGGGCAGTTTTGTATTATTTGGAAACGACAGAACACCACGAAAAAAATCATATTATTTCCCTAAGTAGAGTCGAACAAGATAAATATGTTTGGTTAGATTCTTTCACAACTCGCAATTTGGAATTACTCGTTCCGATGCACGCAAATGGCTGCTCATTGATTGAAATTTTGGATAAAACGGTTACTCCAATGGGAGCAAGACTTTTGAGAAAATGGGTTGCTTTTCCATTAAAAGATGCAAAACCAATTCAGAACAGGCTTAGGAATGTAGCTACTTTAGTTAAAAAAGATGCTTTACAAGGCGAATTACGTTCTTATTTGAAAGAAGTAGGGGATTTAGAAAGATTGATTTCAAAAGTAGCAGTAGCTAGAATCAATCCAAAAGAATTAGTAAAACTTCGTGATTCATTGGAAGCCATTCCACCAATAAAAGATATTTTATTCAAAAGTAAAATGAATGAATTGGAAGCTATTGGAGAAAAAATAGTTTTAAATAATGAGATTTTACAAAAGCTTCAAAATGAATTAGAAGACAATCCACCTTTGAATGTTCAACAAGGAACAACGATAAAAAGAGGAGTCAATAAAGAGCTGGATGAACTTCGTGATATTTCTAGTTCGGCAAAAGATTTTTTAGAAAAAGTACGCCAAAGAGAAATTATTGCAACAGGAATTACTTCGTTAAAAATCAGTTTTAATAGAGTTTTTGGATATTATATTGAGGTCAGTAATGCTCACAAAACCAAAGTTCCAGCCGAATGGATTCGTAAACAAACTCTTGTAAATGCCGAACGATACATTACACCAGAACTAAAAGAATGGGAAGAAAAAATCGTTACAGCAGAAGATAAAATTTCAAGTATTGAATATGCACTTTATCATAATTTGGTTTCAGAAGTGGCCAAATATGTACGAGTAATTCAGCAAAATGCCAAATATTTATCCATGTTGGATGCACTTTGTGGACTTGCAGAAGTGGCAATGCAAAATAATTATTCTGAGCCTGAAATTACAGATAATAATATTTTAGAAATTAGAGAAGGAAAACACCCAGTTATTGAAAAATTATTACCGATTGGAGAGCAGTATGTTCCAAATGATGTAATTATGAATCCTGAAAGTGAACAGATTTTTATCATAACAGGACCTAATATGGCAGGAAAATCAGCCCTTTTACGCCAAACAGCTTTGATTGTTTTGATGGCTCAAATTGGAAGTTTTGTTTCTGCCAAAAGTGCCAAAATTGGCGTTGTAGATAAGGTTTTTACTAGAGTTGGTGCTTCGGATAATATTGCCAAAGGAGAATCTACTTTTATGGTAGAAATGTCTGAAACAGCGAGTATTCTCAATAATTTGAGTGATAGAAGTCTTGTTTTGATGGATGAAATTGGACGTGGAACAAGTACCTATGATGGAATTTCGATTGCGTGGGCGATTGTAGAATATTTACATTCGTTGCCAAATGCAAAACCAAAAACGCTTTTTGCAACACATTATCACGAATTAAATGAACTAAAAAATGATTTTGATAGAATAAAAAATTATAATGTTTCAGTAAAAGAAGTGGGAGGAAAAATTATTTTCCTTAGAAAGCTAAAAGAAGGAGGAAGTGAACACAGTTTTGGAATAAATGTAGCTTCACTTGCAGGAATGCCAAAAGAAGTAGTTTTGAGAGCATCGGAAATGATGCATCATTTTGAAACTAATAAGTTTGCAGAAAAAGACAAAAAAACACTACAATCTGCACCCAAAAACACATTTTATGAAAATCAAGGCTCACTTTTTGGAAGTCAAACCGACCCAGCTTTAGAAAAAATAAAAGATGAATTATTAGCTCTTGATATCAATCGTCTTTCGCCTGTGGAAGCACTTTTGAAATTGAATGAGTTAAAGATTAGAGTGGGGAAGTAG